A stretch of Dromaius novaehollandiae isolate bDroNov1 chromosome 8, bDroNov1.hap1, whole genome shotgun sequence DNA encodes these proteins:
- the GPR88 gene encoding G protein-coupled receptor 88, translated as MPNASSWSASSPLLLLWEDSSGTRIFLSLLYAALAISGTLSNVMVIYLVFSFKKLQTTSNAFIVNGCAADLSVCALWMPQEAVLGLLPPNSSSLRSAEYRLLRGGLLGLGLTVSLASHLLVAFNRYVLITKLPSVYQALYQRRHTGCMIGLSWVLALLLLPLLPGLWAPAAAQQPPPGRQTDGGPRYTALLLALAVLGQTALLLHCYLGIVRRVRGSAKRVSVLNFHLLHQLPFPAAPPPPRRAQRRLSSVSVLLLCCVFLLGTQPLVWVSLLGFFLPPAPPALQAASWLLLCSLSALNPLLYTWRSEEFRRAARSVLPRAEPAAAPRPAAAAAAAAASAPPCPQLPRRRGTAGSAAAAPR; from the coding sequence ATGCCCAACGCCTCTTCCTGGAGCGCTAGctcgccgctgctgctgctctgggaggACTCCTCCGGGACCCGCATCTTCCTGTCGCTGCTCTACGCGGCGCTGGCTATCTCAGGGACCTTATCCAATGTGATGGTCATCTACTTGGTCTTCTCCTTCAAGAAGCTGCAGACGACCAGCAACGCCTTCATCGTGAACGGCTGCGCCGCCGACCTGAGCGTCTGCGCCCTGTGGATGCCCCAGGAggccgtgctggggctgctgcctccCAACTCCTCGTCGCTCCGCTCTGCGGAGTACCGGCTGCTGCGAGGGGGGCTCCTCGGCCTCGGCCTCACCGTCTCCCTGGCCTCCCACCTGCTGGTGGCCTTCAACAGGTACGTGCTCATCACCAAGCTGCCCAGCGTCTACCAGGCCCTCTACCAGCGGCGGCACACGGGCTGCATGATCGGGCTCTCCTGGGTGCTGGCGCTgctcctgctcccgctgctgcccggcctctgggccccggccgcggcccagcagccgcccccgggccgccaGACGGACGGCGGCCCCCGCTACACcgccctgctgctggccctggccGTGCTCGGCCAGACGGCGCTGCTGCTCCACTGCTACCTGGGCATCGTGCGGCGGGTGCGCGGCAGCGCCAAGCGCGTCAGCGTCCTCAACTTCCACCTGCTGCACCAGCTGCccttccccgccgcgccgccgccgccgcgccgcgcccagcGCCGCCTCAGCAGCGTCTCcgtcctgctgctctgctgcgtCTTCCTGCTGGGCACGCAGCCCCTGGTGTGGGTGAGCCTGCTCGGCTTCTTcctgccgcccgcgccgccggcgctGCAGGCCGccagctggctgctgctctgctccctctcGGCCCTCAACCCGCTGCTCTACACGTGGCGCAGCGAGGAGTTCCGCCGCGCGGCGCGCTCCGTGCTGCCCCGCgccgagcccgccgccgccccgcgccccgccgccgccgccgccgccgccgccgccagcgcgccgccctgcccgcagctgccgcggcgccgggggaCGGCGGGcagtgccgccgccgcgccccgctga